The Aedes albopictus strain Foshan chromosome 2, AalbF5, whole genome shotgun sequence region atggaagctatggaaccgtgtagcgcattttaatacaacgaatggattatgatttatctcaTTTtgtgtacgtttttaatacataaattggtagaaaaggcatatctcaatttttggtagcttttcttgttttgcgtgtaaatTTTGTTATGcggtgagaaaaaaaataacagaggtttgggaccctagaattGTCAAAGTGCATAtctttaggcgttagacaataacgcaactaacaccccaagttctccatacaaacttcggttttaaactgtgaaggccaggtccaatatttttcaaaaattctttcactatgacgctatggatcagatcacagtttcaaccccaacccgacttcggtttcgcttgtactaaagtttgtttgagtttgtttgacgtttgtttgtttatacattttctgccaatccagttccaacccaggttcaaaaacgaattcgacattagagtatacggagaataaactttcaagctgcgatagctattttcgaattatgtattttactaagagtagtcccatccCGAGCacgaatgaataactgccacattactggagcataccaaagtcaggtatcataccaagacaaggtattggtcggtgaccaggtattgaaaataacttattttggtattttgtaggtatcgaTTGCTGTAACTTGGTAACCGGAGCGGATCGCGTCATGGAAGCAGGCGTAGCGCATAGCGGATGAAACGATGCTGCACTGATTCGATTCTGTTAGAACCATTCTGATAATGCGGATACCAAACAGCAGAGCAGTATTCGAGGGTGGAGCGGACCAAGGAGCAATACAGGGATTTTAAACAGTAAACGTCGATGAAGTCCTTGGCGATGCGAAAAATGAATCCCAAGGTCCTAGACGCTTTGTCAACGATATGTACGACATGGTGCTTAAACGTAAGCTTAGTGTCCAGGATTACTTCAAGATCTTTCACTTGATCGATGCGTTGGATTGTTGCGTCGCGGAGTTTGTAGTTGATCTGAATTGGTTGACTTATTCGGAAGAACGAGGTTACCGAACATTTACTTGGGTTCACAGCCATCCGATTTAGTGCGCACCATGTTGCGAAGGAATTGATATCTTCTTGAAGTTTCAAGGCGTCATAGATGGAACGGACTAAAAGGTAAAGCATTATATCGTCCGCGTATGACAGCCGAGGACATCGCAGCATGCGGTTTACGTCATTAAAATAGAGTAGGAAAATCAGAGGCCCAAGGTgacttccttggggaattccggaTGTTGCCAAGAACTCGGTGGATTGGCAATCGCCGCTTAGTTTACGCACAGTAAGATACGATTCAAACCAACGCAGAAGGTTGCCGCTTAAACCGAATCTCTCTAATTTAGCAGTTCCGATGGCGTGGTTAATTTTGTCCAAGGCCGCGGACAAGTCGGTATAGATGACATCTGTCTGCGATTTTTCGGCAAAGCTGTCAGCAATATCAGATGTGAGGCACAGGAGATTAGTAGCGGTGGATCTGCCCGGGATGAATCCGTGTTGCGTTTCGTTCAGGTATTGTTTACAATGAGACAGCAGTGGGTCCATCAAAACTAATTCAAACAGTTTAGAGATCGCGCATAAATACGAAATACCCCGATAGTTGTTTACATTTTGCcggttgcctttcttgtacacaaGAAACAACGTAGACGTCTTCCAAATATGTAGATGGGAACACCTCATTAGACAACGAGAGATTAAACACGTGCAGTATGGGAATCAGCAAACTTTCAATGTGCTTTTTCAGAAAATcggaaggaattccatccggccCGGGTTTCGTGGATGTTTTTAACCGCGCAGCCGCATCGCAAATCATTGTCGCATCGATAACGAAGTTGGCCCAAGTGTCCTCTACCAAAGGTACATTATTTGCTGCCTCAGCGACACACGCTGCCGGAAGAGTTTCATTGCAGAAAATGCTCGGGATTTTTTCTGTAAAAAGCTGACACCTTTTTGCCCAAAGACATCGTCGTAGGAAGCCCAGATTCTTGCCTCTTCTCATTCACGAACCTCCAAAACTCCTGCGGTTTAGACTTcagattttgctgaattttgcgctGATATCGATTGAAACACAGGCGACTAGCGATCTTGTACGCCGAGTTCAATCTGGTATAGTGCTCGCGGAGAGAGAAGGTCCGGTATTTCGAATAACGCTTAAGTGCTGCTCGTTTCGTTGTCTTCATCCTGCGCAGATCGCGAGTTATCCATGGATGGCTGATGTTGGCGTGAACCTTTTTAGGCACATGCCTATCGGCGAAATGTCCCAGAATGTGCGAGAGAGCCCGCGCTGCAATGTCCACGTCACGTTCATCGAGAACATCATTCCAGTCAATAGCTGCCAGGTATTCGGTAATGCTCTGATGGTCGGCTTTACGAAAATCGTTAAAAACCGAACTGATCGATTGCGCCAAGCTAATCTGGTGATCATGGAGTGTGATAACTAACGCTTTATGATTATTGACATCCTTGACCAAAGGTGACGGAGCCTCGATAATAAGTGGAGCTTCGTCTTGAGCGCTAACGAAACACAAATCCAAataccgattgttttcattagtCACATGATTAATCTGTCTTAGCGTAGCGGTACTGTAACGATCGAGGAGTTTGGAAGCACCGTTATGTATAGAGGAGTGCTCGACGTCGGGATAAAGAAACCCATTGCAGGACGACCGCCATGAAATTCCTGGTAGGTTGAAGTCCCCAATGACGATGATTTCATCCGTGGCTGAGGCAGTTTCGACAACTGGCATAATAGACAGGGTATGCGTATCGATCAATGATTCATCACGTATACGATCTGGCGGGAAGTAGATTCCGCAAAGGAAGATAGAGCGGTTCGACAGATGGATACGAACCCACACTTGTTCGACGCTTCCCCATAggtcgttttggatattggtgacCCTACGTGTCTTCTTCACAGCTATGAGGACACCACCACCTGTTAGTTTGCGGCTGTTTCTGGGGCTCCGGTCGCAGCGAAATACTTCGTAATCGGGACGGAAAACAGAACTGGATGTGGTTCGGGGATCAAGCCAGGTTTCGGTCCGTACTACAACATCGTAGCAGCCGTCAGATATTGTTAGGTAGTATTTGGTAACGTCGCAGTTCATTCCACCAGCGTTCTGATAATAAATCAGCAAGGTATCATTCAACACCGGATTGGAAACCGTGTTACTCGATGGCGtgtttgaatttctggaaaatggaACAACGGGCACAGAGAGACAGTTGCTGGGATTACGAGTGTACTCGCCTGTAAACGGAGCTTGGAAGACCCCCTCTCCACACTCGTACACATGACCGGGATGGCTGCGGGTCGCTGCgcggtattgatacaatacctcaacgagttattggtttggtgttgaggtctGCTTGAGCTATCATTCaactatggaaaaatcgccgattattattcaggtgtaggtattcggttttccatacctcagttagttatttttcaactattttctccTACTCGggatgtgttacctgtgatcgacagccgttgaggtaattgagccagttattttaaatttgctcaatgattgttgtgaactgcaatcactttcttttAACATTATTAtagcttcaatattaggccagcaccagagctacaagaataatttgcagatattacagactccaggagtcctcatgaaaacgcattggcgaaattaccccaacctcttctagtatgtaaagaaaaaaactcggaatgatctcacccagttccatgtcgtcggatgaccgcaaccactcattgactccttcaattttctgcaatactgtttgctaccgagtgtgcatccatttttgttacttcacgaggaaggacaatgtgcacctgtcccaaacacgtgtcacttttcaatttttccttcgaacaatacaacgcgaccgagatttccatcgcaactgccacaaacacgcgtcactttttgtttttttttccgccGAATAATGCAACcctgacacataacggttaaatgagGTTGATTGATCATAATACTCAGTCATACTTCAATCTACAGAAGTAtgtaacctagaaaaaaaaaatctattcaaatctgattttTCGTAATGACAAAACAATGTGTATGCAACTTGTTGCAAAACTGAATTTCTTAAGCACtcatcatatttatccaactcggcaagtctcgttggataaatgtacgactcgtgcttaaAGAATTATCATTTTACAACTTGTtgcttaatagttatttatgtaacgagttgcaaaaagttgattttttcagtacgagtcgtaca contains the following coding sequences:
- the LOC134286715 gene encoding uncharacterized protein LOC134286715, whose product is MPQQPVVDDLLFPAVSIRRIDKLKQDLEKPTRSHPGHVYECGEGVFQAPFTGEYTRNPSNCLSVPVVPFSRNSNTPSSNTVSNPVLNDTLLIYYQNAGGMNCDVTKYYLTISDGCYDVVVRTETWLDPRTTSSSVFRPDYEVFRCDRSPRNSRKLTGGGVLIAVKKTRRVTNIQNDLWGSVEQVWVRIHLSNRSIFLCGIYFPPDRIRDESLIDTHTLSIMPVVETASATDEIIVIGDFNLPGISWRSSCNGFLYPDVEHSSIHNGASKLLDRYSTATLRQINHVTNENNRYLDLCFVSAQDEAPLIIEAPSPLVKDVNNHKALVITLHDHQISLAQSISSVFNDFRKADHQSITEYLAAIDWNDVLDERDVDIAARALSHILGHFADRHVPKKVHANISHPWITRDLRRMKTTKRAALKRYSKYRTFSLREHYTRLNSAYKIASRLCFNRYQRKIQQNLKSKPQEFWRSTTNSATQQSNASIK